The segment AAGCAGTGGCTCCAGGTGACGGATGGAAGGATGACGGTCATTCAATGATGAAGGAGCCTTCGATGAGCGAGCAGGCCGTGAACCCGCGCACGCGGACGGTGACGTGGAAGGACCCCCGGGAGGGCGCCTCCGCGGCGAAGAAGCTGTCGGGGCTGGAGTACCTGCGCGCCATCCAGAAGGGGGACCTGCCGGGGCCGCCCATCGCGGAGCTGATGGGCTTCAGCCCCGTGGAGGTGGAGGAGGGCAAGGTGGTGTTCGGGGTGCAGCCGGGGGAGCACCACTACAATCCCATTGGCATGGTGCACGGGGGGCTGGCGGCCACGTTGATGGACTCGGCGATGGGGTGCGCCATCCACACGATGCTGCCGGTGGGCGTGGGGTACACGACGCTGGAGCTGCACGTGAACTACGTGAAGGGCATCGCGCACGACTCCGGGCAGTTGTTCTGCAAGGGGGAGGTCATCCACCTGGGCGGCAGGGTGGCGACGGCGCAGGGGCGGCTGGTGGACGCGCAGGGCAACCTCTACGCGCACGGCACCACGACGTGCATGATCTTCCGGCCGCCCGGTCCGGGCGCGAAGGAGTAGGAGCGGACGATGCGCTACACCGCCGAGCACAAGCAGGCCACGCACACGCGCATCCTGGCCGCGGCGGAGAAGTTGTTCCGCGCGGAGGGGTTCAGCGGGGCGAGCGTGGAGCGCGTGATGCGCGCCGCGGGCCTGACGGTGGGCGGCTTCTACGCCCATTTCGCCTCCAAGGAATCGCTGCTCGCGGAGACCCTGCGGGCGTTCATGGAGGAGCGCAAGAGGCGCTGGCTCGCGGGGCTGGAGGGGCTGCGGGGGCCG is part of the Corallococcus soli genome and harbors:
- a CDS encoding PaaI family thioesterase, with the translated sequence MMKEPSMSEQAVNPRTRTVTWKDPREGASAAKKLSGLEYLRAIQKGDLPGPPIAELMGFSPVEVEEGKVVFGVQPGEHHYNPIGMVHGGLAATLMDSAMGCAIHTMLPVGVGYTTLELHVNYVKGIAHDSGQLFCKGEVIHLGGRVATAQGRLVDAQGNLYAHGTTTCMIFRPPGPGAKE